In Puntigrus tetrazona isolate hp1 unplaced genomic scaffold, ASM1883169v1 S000000915, whole genome shotgun sequence, the genomic window atactatgaaTTTGGACTAGCTGCTCTTTTGGGGTACTACGTAAATTTGGACTAtactttacatgttttttttatatactatgACTTTGAACATACTACTTTTTCTCAAATCTATGAATTTTGATGTTAATATTGCCGTGCATACTAATCTTTTGGTTATCTATTTATATCATAAATTCGGAAAGTACTTTTTTGgcatagtatttttaaatactagcaattcagacatttttttatttatttatttttcgcaTATAATCAGAATTTGCACATTCTACTCTTTTGGCGTACTATTTTTCGAATCCTCTAAATTCGAGCATACTATTTTTATGGCAAACTGTTTTTCACAAACATATTGGCTTACTGTTAATATTGTCGTACAAGGTTTGGCATAAACGTTTTGTGTGCTGAGTTTAGCATACCATATTGTATAAAATTGGGCATATCCCAACACAACATAAGATGTGTTTCCATTTGCATGTGAATCACCAAATAGGTGGTAAACATGTTGTTTATGCTGTTCCAGATAGCATAAGAAAGTTTAGACGGGCAAAGATTGGTGACCTCTATTAAACTAAGCTATCTGAAAGAAGTCCTTGCCTGTTTTTTACCCAGCTGCCTTAATAGTTAGCAGTAAAGCTGTGATAAATGATGCCCCTTTGAATAACTCTTAAAGCAGTTTATTTTGAAGGCTATAAAGTTTGGCCTCTCCCCTCGAACAGGCCCAAAAGTATGGTGATACAAAATTCATAGCTTCATAAATTCAGTATAAATTTCATCCATAGTTCATAGTACGGGCCAAGGGTACTGTCAAACCCGTGcatttttctcaaaaacaatAGATAATCCATCCACGGTTGTTTATCAGCTTTAAGAGACATCTGGAGTTAACTAATAGCCTGATGCGATATTTAAGAAAAGTGTGTTACAGATTCCTTCTATCCCTTTTGGAAACTGCCTGCGCGCAGGTGTTCATGGTTTACAAGATTTGTAtgattttcagacatttttcatGCTAAGTACTGACACCCAGTCAACGTACTGCAGGGTTTTCAGAGTTTCCACAGCGATGGCTTGAATTGTTGGCAGCAGTGGTGGTCGCTGTGAATACAAAAATCTTTGTTTGCGGAACAACCTTCCTGTCAACCGTATCTTACACAGTCAGACCTTTAATTGATCAACTATAGTTTTGGTTTGCAATGCATCTTATTCTAAGGCCACaataacatttcaacattttttatgaTACTATGCAAACATAGTGTgagtaactttattttaaattaaacaatttaagcCCACATTTTTCCCAGAtatgaaaatatccaaataatttgtttacatCATTAACAAATTATGAACATTGgcttactgtaaatattgtcATATGTGTTTTGGCGTACATAGttcattcatacttttttttaaatttatatatttatataatatgtgtttaaaaacctattttaaagagtttttatttgatcacattCTAGGGTTACTATTATGcatactaaaaacaaacattaccaattgttgctcttttgtaaaatataacatcaagtttttatattaatgctaatattaacattttttttttttttaatgtagtgcAGTATTTTGTCATTGCAACATTTTAGTGTAATTTTTACTAGCAACTTCTTTCGGGTTTATATTGTATACCTAAGTTTACTCTTATCCCACAAGAAGTTTATTCATTCTATGACCATActcagcaaaaaaattaaaaaatattattttaagtactGTATGTCCTTAATACCTTTCTGGGTCTgcaacatttcagttgtgttacTGTCTATACATGGttagaaagctctcagattttatcaaaaatatcttaatttgtcttcCAAAGGTCTAAGgcgtttggaaagacatgaatgcatgtaaatagCGATTTTTGgggggtaaactatcccttagAAATATTAATGTATCATGAATAAGAAAAAATCTACAACTACTTTCAACATTGAGAATAATAGAACATCTTTCTGCAAATCTGATTTCCTAAAGATCATGTGACcgtaaagactggagtaactatgctggaaattcagctttgcatcgcacaaattaaatacacaaaaaaacagaaataacctcttttgaattgtaatatttaataaataaataaagtgaacataaaatgaacataagagactgatttcaaaaacaaatgtgatcaactccaaacttttgaatggtagtcaCCACAAAGtaaaccttttaaatgttttatgacatTAACCTGGCAAACGCTGTTAAATCCTCTCAGACTTTCTTGCCAGTAAAATAGTTCCAGAATCAACATCCTACTTGTGAAATCGCCGGAAGCATGAGGAAGCATGCAGCCAAACTGTGGCCGTTTATGCAAATTTGTCACATGGATGCAATGTTTGGACTTGTTTTCCTTGACACTTTTGTAACCGCCTCATTGTCCCCAGCCAGAACTGTTAGCCTGGTTGAGCATCGAGTTGTTTTGACCTTGCAGAGTCCTGGCTTCCCACTACAActcttttgtgtgctttttttttattgatttgttcaTCCATTTCCTGCGAGGCTCAGCTCTAGCATATTCCCTGGGACTCTATCGAAGGCTatattggtatttttttttcctcaaagctGCCACTAAAAGATAACCTGAAATGAACTCCGCCACCTCTaactcatttgtttttaatgtcagtctttctcctttttttcccccgaaATCAAAGCCTCGACGCTACCCGCCGGTAATTTGTAGCACAGATGTTGACATCAAAGATCCCTGCATATTTCAACTGGTGTCTGTCAGGGCTGCTGTTTATTCACCGAATGTTACACTGGCTCTATAGCTGGATGGATTAAAGAAGCAAATTTAAGCAGACGCATTTGTGTCGTGTTCAGAATTAAGTCGAAGAGGTGCCATGGCCTCTAGATGAGTCTTTCTCTTTCCCCAtccctctgtttctctttctagGTGTCGCACCTGTACGGATTAGCGCTCTTTGAAGATTACCTGTTTGCGACGTGCTCTGAACCCTCCAGAGAGAGCAAGGTGGACATATTTAGGATAAATCGCTTTAACAGCAGTGACACAAACACCGTTACCACTTTGGAAAGTGCCAGAGCTGTCCGAGTTTATCACAGATTGGCTCAACCTACAGGTAAACGCGTTGTAGGAGTGTGACTAATGTAATCAGCAATGGcttagattaaaaatatagataCGCTTTAATGTTTTTGGACTGAATTCTATTTAAATGATGATATTAGATCCAGTTTCTGTAATACAAgaaattaatgcatttctacGTGTAAATATACGtttagggctgggcaatatattgcACGATATAGTCAAgcgcatctcgtcagtaaagcctGTTCTTTGTttagcggtaaatctccatcaccaaAAAGTTTACAATGAGGACTACAGTTTCACTGTAAGATGCAAAATCGCAGCTTTGCGAAAGTCGCAAGTGTAAGAAATAAAATCCGAAGAgagattttatgattttaggGTGCTTTCAAGCATTTGTAATGAACTGAcctatcacttttttttaatcgcaTTAATATCAAGTAACATTGGACTAAATTAGCTAGTATTGGGTTAGTATTAGCatgtagtattagtattagcaTGTGACTTTTTGTCAAGTAGAGTTTAAATAGACATGTGGTCCTTTACATAGTTCAAAACATGGTGTTTTCAACCCAACTTCAACATTTTATTAGCCTATTTTTTGTTTACCTAACTACACAGTTAGATGCATTTTCTCCATTTAGCATTTATGTAGCAATGAAGAAACAGAGAGCTAAATTTTAAATTAGCATTCAGCCATACTAGAAAGACAATAATGCGTTTATGTCAAAATATTGGAGTTTTTAACGTATATTAGTTTTCCTGTGCTTACGCTACAAATGCTAGTTACGCTACTCATGCTAGTTAGCATTTTGTCA contains:
- the LOC122335885 gene encoding low-density lipoprotein receptor-related protein 1B-like, whose protein sequence is MDGTNRTRIVEYKTEQPTAVTLDLVRKLVYWADAYLDFIEVVDYNGKNRHAIIQGNTVSHLYGLALFEDYLFATCSEPSRESKVDIFRINRFNSSDTNTVTTLESARAVRVYHRLAQPT